The Peribacillus simplex genome contains a region encoding:
- a CDS encoding ABC transporter substrate-binding protein, with protein MFKNKLAFVLLCLVLILSACGSSDETTTENKGNSGGKAVKLTFTEPARLLSVAPLYVAIEQGFFEKEGIDAEIVSGGGGAQVIASVLSGEAQFAVSGPRSMFTPLDKGEDLLAIQSLNSALTYQITLSNQYLKKKNVSKDSSFEDKVASLNGATIGTNLVGDSGDVYTRYLMQMHGVDPNTLKAVKLAGDGSKIGGMQEGVVDGGIASPPMGLQAESKDVGEIVINTSEEPMYGNMVWEAVFAKKEYLEENHETSLKVVRAIGKGMEFTRNNPREAAESIVSYFDGIDVDILEESIIGLKNTFKGYGEMNQEAWDNAQDPLVEFGRLSGVSTKQDTTEDVIWTNGYIEEAFKK; from the coding sequence ATGTTTAAGAATAAATTGGCGTTCGTTCTGCTTTGTTTAGTATTAATATTGTCTGCGTGCGGTTCAAGTGACGAAACAACTACGGAAAATAAGGGGAATTCAGGAGGGAAAGCTGTAAAGCTTACTTTTACCGAACCTGCACGGTTGTTGTCAGTTGCCCCTTTATATGTAGCCATCGAGCAAGGATTTTTTGAAAAAGAAGGAATTGACGCTGAGATTGTATCTGGTGGTGGAGGAGCACAAGTCATTGCTTCTGTATTATCGGGAGAAGCTCAATTTGCCGTCTCAGGTCCTCGAAGTATGTTCACTCCTCTTGACAAAGGTGAAGATTTATTGGCTATTCAATCATTGAATTCGGCGCTAACCTATCAAATTACACTCTCAAATCAATATCTAAAGAAAAAGAATGTTTCTAAAGACTCATCATTTGAAGATAAAGTCGCTTCATTGAACGGCGCAACCATCGGTACAAATCTTGTTGGCGATTCTGGAGACGTATACACCCGATATTTAATGCAAATGCATGGTGTTGATCCCAATACTCTTAAAGCAGTCAAATTAGCAGGAGATGGATCGAAGATCGGCGGTATGCAGGAGGGGGTTGTTGACGGGGGAATAGCATCACCTCCAATGGGATTACAAGCGGAAAGTAAAGATGTTGGTGAAATAGTAATCAATACAAGTGAAGAGCCAATGTATGGGAATATGGTCTGGGAAGCTGTTTTTGCTAAAAAAGAATATTTAGAAGAGAATCATGAAACATCTTTGAAAGTAGTTCGGGCAATAGGGAAAGGCATGGAGTTCACACGTAATAATCCAAGAGAGGCAGCCGAATCAATCGTATCTTATTTTGATGGAATTGATGTTGATATTCTAGAGGAATCAATTATCGGATTGAAAAACACTTTTAAAGGCTATGGAGAAATGAATCAAGAAGCTTGGGATAATGCCCAGGATCCATTAGTTGAATTTGGCAGGTTGTCAGGCGTTTCTACTAAACAGGATACAACTGAAGATGTTATATGGACAAATGGTTATATAGAAGAAGCTTTTAAAAAATGA
- a CDS encoding ABC transporter ATP-binding protein — translation MENAQLEKFKLSTRFLDVTYVNNKTGAEVIALQNINLHIKDGEFICIVGPSGCGKTTFLNTVVGLLKPSKGEILLDQQKIDGPGKDRAMVFQNPSLLPWRTVMENVLYGVELQKQVTPEKKKEAKEFIEMVGLKGYENHYPHELSGGMQQRVNLARALTVNPSLILLDEPFSALDAQTREFMQGELLRIWDETKKTSLFITHQIDEAVFLADRVFVFGARPGRVVEVVDVDIPRPRDLHVKRSREFLEFVDHIWSIIEQESSKQGFDNKEK, via the coding sequence ATGGAAAATGCACAACTTGAAAAGTTCAAATTGTCCACTCGTTTTTTGGATGTTACTTACGTAAACAATAAAACTGGTGCAGAAGTGATTGCCCTGCAGAATATAAACTTACATATCAAAGATGGTGAATTTATATGTATTGTAGGGCCGAGCGGCTGTGGGAAAACCACTTTTTTAAATACTGTAGTTGGATTACTGAAGCCAAGCAAGGGGGAAATTCTATTAGATCAGCAAAAAATTGATGGTCCCGGCAAGGACAGGGCAATGGTTTTTCAAAACCCTAGTCTATTACCTTGGAGAACAGTTATGGAAAATGTTCTCTATGGAGTTGAACTGCAAAAGCAAGTAACACCAGAGAAAAAGAAAGAGGCCAAAGAATTTATTGAAATGGTCGGTTTAAAAGGTTATGAAAATCATTATCCCCACGAATTGTCAGGAGGGATGCAGCAAAGGGTAAACTTGGCTCGAGCATTAACGGTAAACCCGTCATTAATATTACTGGATGAACCATTTTCGGCATTAGACGCACAAACCAGGGAATTTATGCAAGGTGAGTTACTTAGAATATGGGATGAGACAAAAAAGACAAGTCTTTTTATTACACACCAAATTGATGAAGCGGTATTTTTAGCTGATCGAGTTTTTGTTTTTGGGGCAAGACCAGGACGTGTAGTGGAGGTTGTGGATGTTGATATACCTAGACCGAGAGATCTCCACGTGAAGCGTAGCCGGGAATTTTTAGAGTTTGTAGATCACATATGGTCCATTATTGAACAGGAGTCTTCAAAGCAAGGTTTCGATAATAAAGAAAAATAA
- a CDS encoding ABC transporter permease, protein MTKGTIQLTQSKQKIKKAKKIKKEKKSFFISVASVFIFLLLWEVASQNEWINPLFISSPIEIAQAAVLMVQEISFWENMKVSGYEFIAGFVLAILIGIPIGVLSGWNSNFNAVVNPFISGLYVTPKVALLPVIIIAFGIGPASKIVIVFLMAFFPIVMSAQKAMLTLDQNLIKAARTFSASEFQIFKTIALPSTVPFLLNGIRLGIGQGLIAVVVGELFASTAGIGYQLTSNGQNLQTDRMFVGVLVITITGIILTSLLGIIERRFSSWKPENS, encoded by the coding sequence ATGACGAAGGGTACGATCCAACTTACACAATCAAAGCAAAAGATAAAAAAGGCGAAGAAAATAAAAAAAGAAAAGAAGTCATTTTTCATCAGTGTTGCTTCTGTTTTCATATTCCTGTTGCTTTGGGAAGTTGCTTCTCAAAATGAATGGATAAATCCATTGTTCATTAGCTCACCAATTGAAATTGCCCAAGCGGCCGTTTTAATGGTCCAAGAAATTTCTTTTTGGGAAAATATGAAAGTAAGTGGTTACGAATTCATTGCAGGCTTTGTTTTAGCCATACTTATTGGAATTCCAATTGGTGTGTTATCGGGCTGGAATTCCAACTTTAATGCTGTCGTTAATCCTTTCATTTCAGGATTATATGTAACTCCTAAAGTCGCCCTTTTACCAGTGATCATAATTGCGTTCGGAATAGGCCCAGCATCAAAAATCGTTATCGTATTTTTGATGGCCTTCTTTCCAATAGTGATGAGCGCTCAAAAAGCTATGTTAACATTAGATCAAAACTTAATAAAAGCAGCCAGAACATTTAGTGCAAGTGAATTTCAAATTTTTAAAACGATTGCTTTGCCCTCGACCGTACCATTCCTTTTAAACGGTATTCGCTTAGGTATTGGTCAAGGATTAATTGCTGTAGTTGTAGGTGAATTATTCGCTTCGACAGCTGGTATCGGATATCAATTGACAAGCAATGGTCAAAATCTGCAAACAGACCGTATGTTTGTTGGAGTGTTGGTCATTACGATTACGGGAATCATTCTTACTTCATTATTAGGCATTATTGAAAGACGATTTTCATCTTGGAAACCAGAAAATAGTTAA
- a CDS encoding DMT family transporter — MNTKAFLLASITVIIWGSTFAAIRASLHGGYSAGHLVLVRYLIASGIFVLYALWPGVKFRLPKKEDLLRISILAFIGISIYHIGVTFGEQTVSAGTAGMLIGSAPVFIAIIAAFVLKERLGLFGWIGLGIGFTGITLITLGTAGPSLKISEGAFLVLMSAIASAVFFVFQKPLFSRYNPIELTAYFTWIGTIPFFIFFPGLFQEIQHATMEGHLSAIFVGIFPAAIGYVTWAIALSLGKASSVSSLLYLEPVIAIFVAWVWLREVPSTLSVMGGGIAILGVLVVNGFGKYKSVMKKAA, encoded by the coding sequence TTGAACACTAAAGCGTTTTTATTGGCATCTATTACAGTTATTATTTGGGGATCTACATTCGCTGCCATTCGTGCAAGCTTACATGGCGGGTATTCAGCCGGCCATTTGGTACTTGTTCGTTATCTTATAGCATCTGGGATTTTTGTCCTTTATGCTCTATGGCCTGGGGTGAAATTTCGACTCCCGAAAAAAGAGGATTTACTGAGAATATCGATCCTTGCATTTATTGGTATTAGTATTTATCATATCGGGGTGACATTCGGGGAACAAACCGTTTCAGCGGGAACGGCTGGAATGCTGATTGGTTCAGCACCTGTTTTCATCGCGATCATCGCTGCGTTCGTTTTAAAAGAACGCCTCGGCCTATTCGGATGGATTGGCTTAGGTATAGGATTTACAGGGATCACCTTAATAACATTAGGTACTGCAGGCCCTTCCCTGAAAATTTCTGAAGGTGCCTTTTTAGTGCTGATGTCCGCTATTGCTTCTGCAGTGTTTTTTGTTTTCCAAAAGCCGCTGTTTAGCCGCTATAATCCGATTGAATTGACAGCCTATTTCACATGGATCGGTACAATACCCTTTTTCATATTTTTTCCTGGGCTATTTCAAGAAATTCAACACGCTACAATGGAAGGTCATTTATCAGCGATTTTTGTTGGTATTTTCCCTGCGGCCATCGGTTATGTAACCTGGGCAATCGCACTATCATTAGGAAAAGCCAGTTCCGTTTCCAGTTTGTTATACCTTGAACCTGTGATTGCCATTTTCGTCGCTTGGGTTTGGCTGCGGGAAGTGCCTAGTACTCTTTCAGTCATGGGCGGCGGAATTGCGATATTAGGGGTTCTTGTCGTTAATGGGTTCGGAAAGTATAAGTCAGTAATGAAAAAAGCAGCATGA
- a CDS encoding LamG-like jellyroll fold domain-containing protein: MRMKKALIGLSLLCMIVPGIAKSADSVAENNRSNIVANWKFTKQHVKSGSIDKGNLIIEDTSKHGNDLELVTIGDPASPELKNMIQWSEEDYHDQEKVDSLKFANYENAPSGRYFKTNKNAPINSENFDKGFTIEAIFKLPSDSKSVMGLFSRQGQAADLNKMEGEKKILSALTVSSDQKIHWTSHPSNLNYNVSNWSRSLNADEWYHLAVVNDGDTTTLTLNGISDYGKSEKVIGIAAVKGKGWNIGASEWGNKFNALFKGNIQEIRIANKALSEKEWLVQDARDDEPFVGSNKALPFLTSKKNYNFLFIPDTQKYSSQNPEIFNSQMNWISNNTKKNNIIMNTFVGDIVDSDSEKQWQNSLGAISLLDKKEVPYMMAAGNHDYAAGDPFLTHYGPQRFLNKKYYKGSSLSGYSSYAIAKAGSYEYLVLIVDMKNLHKDLEWSKKVLDLHKDKPTILVSHDIIFPKVKDDKTIAVESSNGRLIWNELVKDHNQVFMTVNGHYFGIAHRVKQNSAGNDVIQMLVNYQTNYRGGNGWLRLVEFDEKKNGLVFRTYSPFVDEMSKKEKSYIDYKFLTGENNSFKLDWDFKKRFDFK, translated from the coding sequence ATGAGAATGAAAAAAGCATTAATAGGTCTCTCACTCTTATGTATGATTGTTCCTGGTATTGCCAAATCGGCTGATTCCGTTGCTGAAAATAATCGAAGCAATATCGTAGCAAATTGGAAATTCACAAAACAACATGTTAAAAGCGGATCTATCGATAAAGGTAATTTAATTATAGAAGATACAAGCAAACATGGAAATGATTTAGAGTTAGTGACGATAGGTGATCCTGCCTCGCCTGAATTAAAAAATATGATTCAATGGTCTGAAGAAGATTATCATGATCAAGAAAAAGTGGATAGCTTGAAGTTCGCTAATTACGAAAACGCCCCTTCAGGTAGGTATTTCAAAACCAATAAGAATGCACCTATCAATTCGGAGAATTTCGATAAGGGTTTTACCATTGAAGCGATTTTTAAGTTGCCAAGTGATTCCAAGAGTGTCATGGGGCTTTTTTCTAGACAAGGACAGGCTGCCGATCTTAATAAAATGGAAGGCGAGAAAAAAATCCTTTCTGCTTTAACTGTATCCAGTGATCAAAAAATCCACTGGACAAGTCATCCATCTAATTTAAATTATAATGTAAGCAATTGGTCTCGATCTTTAAACGCTGATGAATGGTACCATTTGGCAGTTGTAAATGATGGTGACACGACGACTTTAACGTTGAATGGCATAAGTGATTACGGAAAATCAGAAAAAGTAATAGGTATTGCAGCAGTTAAAGGTAAAGGCTGGAACATCGGGGCATCTGAGTGGGGAAATAAGTTTAATGCACTATTCAAAGGGAATATCCAGGAAATACGAATCGCTAATAAGGCTTTATCCGAAAAAGAATGGCTTGTGCAGGATGCCCGTGACGATGAACCATTCGTAGGATCCAACAAAGCTTTACCCTTTCTAACGAGTAAAAAGAATTATAATTTCCTTTTTATACCAGATACCCAGAAATATTCAAGTCAAAATCCAGAGATTTTTAATAGCCAAATGAACTGGATTTCCAATAACACCAAGAAGAACAATATCATCATGAATACATTTGTTGGGGACATTGTCGATAGTGATTCAGAAAAACAATGGCAGAATTCCCTCGGGGCCATTTCCCTTTTGGATAAAAAGGAAGTTCCATATATGATGGCGGCAGGGAATCATGACTATGCGGCCGGAGACCCTTTCTTAACACACTATGGGCCGCAGCGTTTTTTGAATAAAAAATACTATAAGGGGTCGTCTCTCTCTGGTTATAGCTCATATGCAATCGCTAAGGCAGGGAGTTATGAATACTTAGTCTTGATAGTGGATATGAAAAATCTTCATAAGGACCTGGAATGGTCAAAAAAGGTTCTAGATCTGCATAAAGATAAACCGACAATCCTCGTCTCACATGATATTATATTTCCGAAGGTTAAGGATGATAAAACCATCGCCGTCGAGTCGTCTAATGGCCGGCTGATTTGGAATGAACTTGTAAAGGACCATAATCAAGTGTTCATGACGGTTAATGGACATTATTTTGGGATAGCACATCGGGTAAAACAAAATTCAGCAGGAAATGATGTCATTCAAATGCTGGTCAATTACCAAACGAATTATCGAGGGGGTAATGGCTGGCTAAGACTTGTAGAGTTTGATGAAAAGAAAAATGGATTGGTATTCCGTACCTATTCGCCATTTGTCGACGAAATGTCTAAAAAGGAAAAATCCTATATCGATTACAAATTTTTAACAGGTGAAAATAATTCATTTAAATTGGATTGGGACTTTAAAAAAAGATTTGATTTTAAGTAA